One Tachysurus fulvidraco isolate hzauxx_2018 chromosome 2, HZAU_PFXX_2.0, whole genome shotgun sequence DNA segment encodes these proteins:
- the cart1 gene encoding cocaine- and amphetamine-regulated transcript protein, with protein MINARLLILTLTCYVFVWIGNCDDLVEIRSIEDDIKAQEEKELIEALQEVLEKLRNKQSPSAEKRLGWVPACDAGEQCAIRKGARFGKVCTCPGGTMCSFSILKCL; from the exons ATGATCAACGCTCGTCTCCTGATTCTCACACTCACCTGCTATGTCTTTGTCTGGATCGGAAACTGTGATGATTTAGTTGAGATCCGTTCGATTGAAGATGACATTAAGGCACAGGAGGAAAAAGAGCTA ATTGAAGCTCTTCAGGAGGTCCTTGAAAAACTGAGGAATAAACAAAGTCCATCCGCTGAGAAGAGGTTAGGCTGGGTTCCTGCG TGTGATGCAGGTGAGCAGTGTGCCATCCGTAAAGGTGCTCGTTTTGGGAAGGTGTGTACCTGTCCTGGTGGAACCATGTGCAGCTTCTCCATCCTTAAATGTTTGTGa